In Parus major isolate Abel chromosome 3, Parus_major1.1, whole genome shotgun sequence, the following are encoded in one genomic region:
- the GCM1 gene encoding chorion-specific transcription factor GCMa gives MLKAADDSVMEQEDSASQHKEMASWDINDIKLPQHVSHTDWFQEWPDSYVKHIYSSEDKNAQRHHSSWAMRNTNNHNSRILKKSCLGVVVCGNDCSTLDGRKIYLRPAICDKARQKQQRKCCPNCNGPLRLLSCRGHGGYPVTNFWRHEGQFIFFQSKGAHDHPRPETKLEAEARRSMQKAKTAFSPSSLGLKRIQEIESLTGAVPTQEPLLLSKPDARMPPASFRGHLRKSSQEPMLSSCSRQLSYPRTSGEDGASREAPTWSRSLSLRRTPGAERLCSVPAVPSTAPPPQQRTHLSTQHVLPLTKGAHDPFRSDVGPLGDGSCGENSPLTYSGSCLSLPPYPAPQRGPCSVASGAQPHRQLPLPPRGSEGDRGGGGHQVCLNYCNNDVVFNLYPLR, from the exons ATGCTGAAAGCTGCAGATGATTCTGTTATGGAGCAGGAGGACTCTGCTTCCCAACATAAAGAAATGGCGAGTTGGGATATCAATGACATCAAACTTCCTCAG CATGTGAGCCACACAGACTGGTTTCAAGAATGGCCAGATTCCTATGTAAAACATATCTATAGCTCAGAGGATAAAAATGCTCAGAGgcaccacagcagctgggcaATGAGAAACACCAACAACCACAACTCTCGCATCTTAAAAAAGTCCTGCCTCGGGGTGGTGGTTTGTGGTAATGACTGCTCTACCTTGGATGGGAGGAAGATCTACCTAAGACCAGCCATATGTGATAAAGCCAGGCAAAAACAACAGC GGAAATGCTGCCCAAACTGCAATGGACCTCTGCGACTCCTTTCCTGCCGAGGCCATGGTGGTTACCCAGTTACCAACTTTTGGAGGCATGAAGGCCAATTCATATTTTTCCAG TCCAAAGGAGCTCATGACCACCCACGTCCAGAAACAAAACTAGAAGCAGAAGCAAGAAGATCAATGCAAAAAGCAAAGACAGctttttctccatcttctctAGGACTAAAAAGAATCCAGGAGATTGAG TCTCTGACAGGTGCAGTGCCAACACAGGAGCCTTTGCTTCTTTCCAAGCCAGATGCTCGCATGCCACCTGCCAGTTTCAGGGGACATTTGAGAAAAAGCTCCCAGGAGCCAATGCTAAGCAGCTGCTCTAGGCAGCTTTCATACCCAAGGACATCTGGGGAGGATGGGGCCTCCAGAGAGGCGCCAACCTGGAGCCGAAGCCTGTCCCTCAGGAGGACCCCCGGAGCCGAGAGGCTGtgcagtgtccctgctgtgcccagcacagcccctcctccccagcagcgCACCCACCTCAGCACCCAGCACGTCTTGCCCCTCACAAAGGGTGCCCATGACCCCTTCAGGTCCGACGTGGGCCCTTTGGGAGATGGATCCTGTGGGGAGAACTCCCCACTGACCTACAGTGGCAGCTGCCTCTCTCTGCCTCCTTACCCCGCGCCTCAGAGAGGGCCGTGCTCCGTGGCGAGTGGGGCACAGCCTCACcgacagctcccactgcctccAAGGGGAAGTGAAGGAGACAGAGGTGGCGGAGGGCACCAAGTCTGTCTCAACTACTGCAACAACGATGTGGTTTTTAACCTGTACCCATTACGGTGA